In Paenibacillus sp. BIC5C1, a genomic segment contains:
- a CDS encoding glycosyl hydrolase, protein MKILLQKTGVLMLALTLLLGLMTVPVHADSPLFTIESENALLSSDLQVTTEIYGQPKPGYSGSGFVWMQNSGTITFTVTVPETGMYAISTRYMQELSADGRLQYLSVNGVTKGSFMLPYTTTWSDFNFGYQKLNQGSNTIQLKAGWGFAYFDTFTVDYANLDPLEVQPVLTDPQATPETQLLMNYLTEVYGNHIISGQQEIYGGGNDGNTELEFDWIHNLTGKYPAIRGFDFMNYNPLYGWEDGTTDRMIDWVNNRDGIATASWHINVPRNFTTYQLGDHVDWKEATYKPTETNFNTANAVIPGTKEYQYVMSTIDDLAEQLLILQDNNVPVLFRPYHEAEGNGGLNGEGAWFWWASAGADVYKQLWDMLYTELTETYGLHNLIWTYNSYVYNTSPAWYPGDDQVDIVGYDKYNTIYNRNDGLSGVPNEDAITSTFYQLVDLTDGKKMVAMTENDTVPSVQNLTEEKSGWLYFCPWYGEHLMSSAFNYPATLKTLYQSDYVITLDELPNLKANNPTSNASLTPTTVEFDKHTPNSSDKAITVNFNGNTLIGLRIGTSALTANQDYTLSGSTLLLKKEFLTGLPVGEHSIVFDFNQGQDPVLKVKIVDSTPSTSAVISPVNATFDKAANLAQDVSLTLTLNGRQLTSITNGTYTLVSGQDYTASSTAVVLRKSYLSTLPLSPNTITFHFNGGNNAVLTVNVVDSSVSVPSGNLTIQAFNGNTSVSTNGISPKFKVVNTGNSAIQLSDVKLRYYYTIDGEEAQSFWSDWASIGSANVTSKFVKLATPVAGADYVLEVGFTSSAGTLNAGQSAEIQARFSKNNWSNYNQANDYSFKASGTQFANNEQVTGYINGQLVWGIEP, encoded by the coding sequence ATGAAGATTTTGCTCCAAAAGACAGGCGTATTAATGCTGGCATTGACTCTGCTTCTTGGATTGATGACAGTACCCGTTCATGCAGATTCACCACTTTTCACGATCGAAAGCGAAAACGCTTTACTTTCCTCCGATCTTCAAGTGACGACAGAAATTTACGGTCAACCCAAGCCTGGATATTCTGGAAGTGGATTTGTTTGGATGCAGAATTCCGGCACAATAACCTTCACTGTGACTGTCCCCGAAACAGGCATGTATGCAATTTCCACCCGATACATGCAGGAGCTAAGTGCTGATGGCCGACTTCAATATTTATCTGTTAATGGCGTTACCAAAGGTTCGTTTATGCTGCCCTACACAACAACATGGTCTGATTTCAATTTTGGTTATCAGAAGCTGAATCAGGGAAGTAACACGATTCAATTGAAGGCAGGTTGGGGCTTCGCTTATTTCGACACCTTCACTGTAGACTATGCCAATCTTGATCCCCTGGAAGTTCAGCCTGTCCTTACTGATCCCCAAGCCACACCGGAAACACAACTTCTGATGAATTATCTAACGGAGGTTTATGGCAATCATATTATCTCTGGCCAGCAGGAGATATACGGTGGTGGAAACGATGGCAATACGGAGTTGGAGTTTGATTGGATTCATAATTTAACCGGAAAGTATCCAGCTATCCGCGGATTTGATTTTATGAACTATAATCCGCTCTACGGATGGGAAGACGGTACAACCGATCGAATGATCGATTGGGTCAATAACCGGGATGGAATTGCGACAGCTTCCTGGCATATCAATGTACCCCGAAATTTCACGACCTACCAGCTTGGGGATCATGTGGATTGGAAAGAGGCTACTTATAAACCAACAGAAACGAATTTTAATACAGCCAACGCCGTAATTCCTGGTACGAAAGAATATCAATACGTAATGAGTACGATTGATGATCTGGCAGAACAACTATTGATTCTTCAAGATAACAATGTGCCCGTTCTTTTCCGACCTTATCATGAGGCAGAGGGCAACGGCGGGTTGAATGGGGAAGGCGCCTGGTTCTGGTGGGCTTCTGCAGGTGCGGATGTGTACAAACAACTGTGGGATATGCTCTACACTGAACTTACAGAGACATACGGTCTGCACAACTTGATTTGGACTTACAACAGCTACGTATATAACACTTCTCCTGCATGGTACCCTGGTGACGATCAGGTAGATATTGTCGGTTATGATAAATACAATACGATTTACAACCGCAATGACGGTTTGTCTGGGGTGCCGAATGAGGATGCCATTACCTCGACCTTCTATCAACTGGTTGATCTGACGGATGGCAAGAAAATGGTGGCCATGACAGAGAACGATACCGTCCCAAGTGTACAGAATCTGACAGAGGAAAAATCAGGATGGCTCTACTTCTGTCCTTGGTATGGCGAGCATCTTATGAGTTCGGCCTTTAATTATCCAGCAACTTTGAAAACGCTTTATCAAAGTGATTATGTCATTACGCTGGATGAACTGCCTAATTTGAAGGCTAACAATCCAACATCAAACGCGTCCCTCACTCCTACAACCGTTGAATTTGACAAACACACGCCCAATTCAAGCGACAAGGCCATAACTGTGAACTTTAACGGTAATACGTTAATCGGTCTACGGATAGGTACCTCTGCATTAACTGCAAATCAGGATTATACGTTAAGCGGAAGTACGTTGCTGCTGAAAAAAGAATTTTTGACCGGACTGCCGGTTGGCGAACATTCCATCGTTTTTGATTTTAATCAAGGGCAAGATCCTGTACTAAAAGTTAAAATTGTAGATTCAACTCCAAGCACAAGCGCTGTAATTTCGCCCGTGAATGCAACGTTTGATAAAGCAGCGAATCTAGCGCAGGATGTTTCCTTGACCCTTACCTTAAACGGAAGACAGCTTACAAGCATAACGAATGGAACTTATACACTTGTATCGGGCCAGGATTATACGGCATCAAGCACAGCCGTCGTTCTGCGTAAATCCTACCTTTCCACGCTGCCGCTAAGTCCAAATACGATAACGTTTCATTTTAACGGAGGAAATAACGCTGTTCTTACAGTAAACGTAGTGGACAGCAGTGTTTCTGTACCCTCTGGGAACTTGACGATCCAAGCTTTTAACGGCAATACAAGTGTGTCCACCAACGGAATTTCACCTAAATTTAAAGTGGTCAATACCGGTAATTCGGCGATTCAGTTAAGTGATGTAAAGCTCCGGTATTACTATACGATTGACGGGGAAGAAGCGCAGAGTTTCTGGTCTGACTGGGCAAGTATCGGGAGTGCAAATGTAACCAGCAAATTCGTTAAATTGGCTACGCCAGTTGCGGGAGCGGATTATGTTTTGGAGGTTGGTTTTA
- a CDS encoding SDR family NAD(P)-dependent oxidoreductase codes for MGKLQDKVAVITGGASGIGAATARLFVSEGAKVVLVDLNEEKGTAFEQELKALKADALFIKANITSEQEVAEIFKKTVDVFGKVDIVFNNAGIGRVHPSHELDYAEWRNTVNVDLDGVFLVARESIREMLKIGGGTIVNTASMYGWVGSPGSAAYNAAKGGVVNLTRSLALEYAEKNIRVNALCPGFIDTPIIPEESKQALSSATPMKRLGQADEMAKAVLFLASDDSSYMTGNSLIVDGGYTAQ; via the coding sequence ATGGGCAAACTTCAAGACAAAGTGGCAGTTATTACAGGAGGGGCATCCGGGATCGGCGCAGCGACAGCACGCTTATTCGTTTCAGAAGGAGCCAAAGTGGTCTTGGTAGACCTGAATGAAGAAAAAGGAACGGCGTTTGAGCAAGAACTGAAAGCGCTTAAAGCTGACGCCCTCTTTATTAAAGCAAACATCACGAGCGAACAAGAGGTTGCTGAGATTTTCAAAAAAACCGTTGATGTTTTCGGTAAAGTGGATATCGTATTTAACAATGCAGGCATTGGGCGTGTTCATCCTTCGCACGAGCTTGACTATGCTGAATGGCGCAATACGGTGAATGTAGATCTGGACGGCGTATTCTTGGTCGCACGTGAATCGATCCGTGAAATGCTCAAAATTGGCGGTGGGACGATCGTCAACACGGCTTCCATGTACGGATGGGTGGGTTCACCCGGTTCTGCAGCCTACAATGCAGCGAAAGGTGGCGTCGTGAATTTGACTCGTTCGCTCGCGCTGGAGTATGCTGAGAAAAATATTCGGGTGAATGCACTTTGCCCAGGCTTCATCGATACACCGATTATTCCAGAAGAGAGCAAACAGGCTCTTTCTTCGGCAACACCAATGAAGCGGCTCGGACAAGCAGATGAAATGGCCAAAGCGGTACTGTTCCTGGCTAGCGACGATTCATCCTATATGACAGGAAATAGCCTGATCGTTGATGGAGGATACACGGCCCAATAA
- a CDS encoding TetR/AcrR family transcriptional regulator: MNDEQILKSQQRNRTEEHLKTALIQLIKKKGYHAVSVKDIVDQSGYNRSTFYLHYQDKFVLAEELLNTKLEGLRFAVGKPYSHGQKVYTNKLNFESFQIIDYIYENRDFFELIRYDDTLPGLHTGFPQTILKIYEEQFIFETINDFPVNMEYFKYYTAYGFFGILNNWILSDFRESREMFIKNVIELSKTHIHSFYYVGDKLD; encoded by the coding sequence ATGAATGATGAACAAATTTTGAAATCTCAACAGCGCAATAGAACCGAGGAGCATCTTAAAACTGCTCTGATCCAGCTTATTAAGAAAAAAGGCTACCATGCCGTCTCTGTTAAAGATATCGTTGATCAGTCTGGTTACAATCGCAGTACATTTTACTTACACTATCAAGATAAATTCGTGCTCGCCGAAGAATTGTTGAATACGAAACTTGAAGGTCTGAGATTCGCCGTAGGCAAGCCATATTCACATGGTCAAAAGGTCTACACCAACAAGCTTAATTTTGAATCCTTTCAAATCATCGACTATATCTATGAAAACCGAGACTTCTTCGAACTGATTCGATATGATGATACGTTACCTGGTCTGCATACAGGTTTTCCTCAGACAATTCTGAAAATCTATGAGGAGCAGTTTATCTTTGAGACGATCAACGATTTCCCTGTTAACATGGAATATTTTAAGTACTACACGGCTTACGGCTTTTTTGGAATATTGAACAATTGGATATTAAGCGATTTTCGCGAATCACGTGAGATGTTTATCAAGAATGTAATCGAATTGTCTAAAACGCATATTCATTCCTTTTATTATGTAGGGGACAAGTTGGATTAA
- a CDS encoding DUF6254 family protein yields MASQKKRQEAAWKSRKQEQHPHGKIKSLKQLSSEYEEKNTTI; encoded by the coding sequence ATGGCTAGCCAGAAGAAAAGGCAGGAAGCTGCTTGGAAGTCACGAAAGCAAGAACAGCATCCTCATGGTAAAATCAAATCGCTTAAGCAATTATCAAGCGAATATGAAGAGAAAAATACTACGATTTAA
- a CDS encoding alpha-L-fucosidase codes for MNLVQKLTPSAKQLAFQKWEFGLFLHFGLRTFYEGYVDFDERQMDPAAFNPVDLDCEQWIRSAKEAGMNYAVLTAKHHDGFSNWPSDYSRFSVAASQWKYGQGDVVREFVDACRKYDMKPGLYYSPYDGSADYYTQDAKAYDDYFVNQITELLTQYGEIDILWFDGCGSEGHSYDWKRIIAEIRRLQPQILIFNMGDPDFRWVGNEDGIAPIPCWNEVDSTEFSILTEKKERLGENLWLPAECDVQIRGDWFYSDSNELTLKSTEELMGIYYHSVGRGANLLLNIGPDRNGLLPQKDVERLLEFGSEIRRFERPFATIEQCRKIEKSWIYETEVPQMLDHIIIQEDLTAGENIRSFKIDIITQKSRRPVTIYEGKHIGHKAIIRIPAIKIRGVIVEITESDQEAALQKLSFHHVGNGK; via the coding sequence ATGAATCTTGTTCAGAAATTAACGCCATCAGCCAAACAACTTGCTTTTCAAAAATGGGAATTTGGATTGTTTCTTCATTTCGGACTTCGTACCTTTTATGAAGGATATGTCGATTTCGATGAAAGGCAGATGGATCCGGCAGCTTTCAACCCTGTTGACTTAGACTGTGAGCAGTGGATCCGGTCGGCGAAAGAAGCCGGAATGAACTATGCTGTGTTAACTGCGAAGCATCATGACGGCTTTTCCAATTGGCCTTCCGACTATAGTCGATTTAGTGTGGCGGCTTCTCAGTGGAAGTATGGGCAAGGGGATGTCGTACGCGAATTTGTTGATGCTTGCCGAAAATATGATATGAAACCCGGCTTGTACTATTCACCGTATGATGGTTCAGCTGACTATTACACCCAAGATGCAAAGGCCTACGATGATTATTTCGTCAATCAAATCACAGAGTTGCTCACGCAATATGGTGAAATCGATATCCTGTGGTTTGACGGTTGTGGCTCTGAGGGACATTCGTATGATTGGAAACGTATTATTGCTGAAATTCGACGCTTGCAGCCTCAAATTTTAATTTTTAATATGGGTGACCCCGACTTTCGGTGGGTTGGGAACGAGGATGGTATTGCACCTATTCCATGCTGGAATGAAGTGGACTCAACGGAGTTTTCAATTTTGACGGAAAAGAAAGAACGATTGGGTGAAAACCTATGGCTGCCAGCGGAATGTGACGTCCAAATTAGAGGTGATTGGTTCTATAGCGATAGCAATGAACTTACCCTGAAAAGTACAGAAGAACTTATGGGCATTTATTATCATTCGGTTGGCCGGGGTGCAAACCTGCTCCTGAATATTGGACCGGATCGCAACGGCCTGCTTCCGCAGAAAGACGTAGAGAGACTGTTGGAATTCGGTTCGGAAATTCGCCGTTTCGAACGTCCATTCGCAACAATTGAGCAATGCAGAAAAATTGAAAAATCGTGGATTTACGAGACCGAGGTGCCCCAAATGCTCGACCACATTATTATCCAAGAGGATCTTACAGCGGGTGAAAATATACGAAGCTTCAAGATTGACATCATTACTCAAAAGTCAAGACGACCTGTGACCATTTATGAAGGGAAGCATATCGGTCATAAGGCGATTATTCGTATCCCTGCGATCAAAATCCGGGGTGTTATTGTTGAAATCACCGAAAGTGACCAGGAGGCAGCACTTCAGAAACTAAGCTTCCATCATGTTGGGAACGGGAAATGA
- a CDS encoding DUF4091 domain-containing protein, which produces MNCGLQNMFYKYVWSSNWWNQGREDTQVKHLELRCCKNDSAAFQALVSSDQEDMLVTMNRDALLWKGGPIKIVRCEVETDAPCKIDLQLIGLIEDDNRVMNSDVLLDEPYQWLRKRQIQPLWVELHADDSVASGQYEGKLKFYTHTMFEDEVLEKELTFRLTISEQVLPEHENYTFVLDLWQHNCNIARKYDVSYWSDEHFTLLDSYLHSLSQLGQKALTLVVSEEPWSGQRSFIDAEPSDLNEYSIVQIVRRSDGRFDYDFTHLDRYVEIGEKHGICQELEVFGLINIWKHEDEGFGGVVDDYPDAIRVRYYDEEAGSYKFIRNKSDLSAYIVALEQHFISQNWIDRVRVVADEPADISLFEESLACLREMAPSFRYKAAINHTEFIRKHIKGIVDYVPVLDCAAEEYEQLEQLRKEVKGTFTFYVCCSPEKPNTFLSSPSIESRVIPWLAEKLKLDGFLRWNYTVWPDKPLERLSYRPMIWKAGDTNFVYPGKRGKPLLSLRYKWLQRGIRDYEYMQIAKRNGQEEQVEQILQRVFRFDHPRELAPSSGKTAMQLYSFNIEDYDRLYEIENGQTE; this is translated from the coding sequence GTGAACTGTGGTTTGCAAAACATGTTCTATAAGTATGTGTGGTCGTCCAATTGGTGGAATCAGGGACGTGAAGACACACAGGTGAAACACTTGGAACTTCGCTGCTGTAAAAATGACAGCGCCGCCTTCCAGGCATTGGTCAGCTCAGATCAAGAGGATATGCTCGTTACGATGAACCGGGATGCCCTGTTATGGAAGGGCGGCCCGATCAAAATTGTGCGCTGCGAGGTGGAAACGGATGCTCCCTGCAAGATCGATCTTCAGCTTATCGGGTTGATAGAGGACGATAATCGCGTTATGAATTCAGATGTTCTGCTGGATGAACCCTATCAATGGCTTAGGAAGCGTCAGATCCAACCTTTGTGGGTGGAGCTTCATGCCGATGATTCCGTTGCAAGTGGTCAATATGAAGGCAAGCTGAAATTCTACACGCATACGATGTTCGAGGATGAGGTTTTGGAGAAAGAACTGACGTTTCGTTTAACGATCAGTGAACAAGTGCTGCCAGAGCATGAAAATTATACTTTCGTTTTGGACTTGTGGCAGCATAACTGTAATATTGCAAGAAAATATGATGTTTCCTATTGGTCCGATGAACATTTCACGCTTCTTGATTCATATCTTCACAGCTTGTCTCAGCTTGGACAAAAGGCGTTGACGCTTGTTGTTTCAGAGGAGCCTTGGAGCGGACAGCGATCATTTATCGATGCTGAGCCATCCGACTTGAATGAATATAGTATCGTTCAGATTGTGAGAAGGAGCGACGGGCGATTCGATTATGATTTTACGCACCTGGATCGGTATGTTGAGATAGGTGAGAAGCACGGAATATGCCAAGAATTAGAAGTATTCGGTTTGATCAATATTTGGAAGCATGAGGACGAAGGGTTCGGGGGAGTTGTGGATGATTACCCCGATGCCATTCGCGTCCGCTATTATGATGAAGAAGCGGGGAGCTATAAGTTTATCCGAAATAAATCAGATCTTAGCGCTTATATCGTGGCATTAGAGCAGCATTTTATCTCGCAAAATTGGATTGACCGTGTTCGCGTTGTTGCTGATGAACCGGCTGATATCAGCTTATTTGAGGAAAGTTTAGCATGCTTACGCGAGATGGCACCATCATTCCGCTATAAAGCAGCCATCAATCATACCGAGTTTATTCGTAAACATATCAAAGGAATTGTTGATTATGTGCCTGTCCTTGACTGTGCTGCAGAAGAGTATGAACAGCTAGAACAGTTAAGAAAAGAAGTGAAGGGGACATTTACGTTTTACGTTTGCTGCTCACCTGAGAAACCCAACACGTTCCTTAGTTCGCCGTCGATTGAGTCCAGGGTGATCCCTTGGCTCGCAGAAAAGCTGAAATTGGACGGCTTTTTACGGTGGAATTATACCGTGTGGCCCGACAAACCTCTGGAGAGGCTTTCCTATCGTCCTATGATATGGAAGGCTGGGGATACCAATTTCGTTTACCCGGGAAAAAGGGGCAAACCGCTGCTTTCGCTGCGTTATAAGTGGCTGCAGCGAGGCATCCGCGATTACGAATATATGCAGATCGCCAAGCGGAATGGACAGGAAGAGCAGGTTGAGCAGATTCTCCAGCGAGTATTTCGATTCGATCATCCGAGAGAGCTTGCGCCCTCCTCTGGCAAAACGGCCATGCAGTTATACAGTTTTAATATCGAGGACTACGATCGATTATATGAGATTGAGAACGGACAAACAGAATGA
- a CDS encoding ABC transporter substrate-binding protein: protein MKTWKKSFSCVLGAALCLSLVLSACSGDSSTTTNTPSASAPEASDVFTPVGEYPIVNTPMTIKMFAPQYAVIENMETNTFTKYLQDKTNIQIKWDLVPEKALNDRKQLMLASGDYPEVILHGSLTKEEQMKYGKEGVFIPLNDLIDKYAPNFKKAMAELPYLESSITSPDGNIYALPQVNECYHCNYAQKLWINQSWLDKLGLKMPSTTDEFYEVLKAFKENDPNGNGIKDEIPLTGADDMWAGNVASFLMNSFIIDDQVDKDNGTFLQVKDDKVDFVANKEEWKQGLLYLKKLYTEGLIDPASFTQNSDAIQQLGNRQDANVIGSITTALISYAHSPDDKHPRHKEYVTVPPLKGPNGVQQAGYFAGVSVSQMAISNKATDEQKIAAIRLADYLYTEEAIVNQEHGPEGEGWRKAEEGELGMDGNPATYAIISDGETKITYNDRWDQLGPSLRTYQYRDSWAALQDPLAEGAYEVRLKRESAKYEPFQSKENYPSSVFIALEDTQVAAQLKTSIRDYVKSNMAQFITGSKDIEKEWDSYVKGLDGLQLGQYIEIYQRAIDTK, encoded by the coding sequence ATGAAAACATGGAAAAAGTCATTCTCGTGCGTCCTCGGAGCTGCACTCTGTTTATCACTCGTCTTGAGCGCCTGTAGCGGGGATTCGAGCACAACTACGAATACACCTTCTGCCAGTGCACCAGAAGCAAGCGACGTGTTCACACCCGTTGGGGAATATCCGATTGTCAATACGCCCATGACGATCAAAATGTTTGCTCCACAGTACGCCGTCATAGAGAATATGGAAACCAATACATTCACGAAATACCTCCAGGACAAGACGAATATTCAAATAAAATGGGATCTCGTACCCGAAAAAGCGCTAAACGACCGTAAACAATTGATGCTGGCAAGCGGTGATTATCCCGAAGTCATTTTGCATGGGAGCTTAACCAAAGAAGAGCAGATGAAGTACGGCAAAGAGGGTGTGTTTATTCCACTGAACGACTTGATTGATAAATATGCGCCTAACTTCAAAAAAGCAATGGCTGAACTGCCGTACCTGGAAAGCTCCATCACTTCACCGGACGGCAACATATATGCACTTCCGCAAGTGAACGAGTGCTATCACTGCAACTATGCACAGAAGCTATGGATCAATCAGTCTTGGCTGGATAAGCTTGGGTTAAAAATGCCGTCAACAACGGACGAGTTTTATGAAGTGCTAAAAGCTTTTAAAGAAAATGATCCAAACGGTAATGGTATAAAAGACGAAATTCCGCTTACCGGCGCTGACGACATGTGGGCAGGGAACGTCGCTTCCTTCTTGATGAATTCGTTCATCATCGACGATCAAGTGGACAAAGACAACGGGACTTTTCTCCAGGTAAAGGACGACAAAGTGGATTTCGTCGCCAATAAGGAAGAATGGAAGCAGGGATTATTGTACTTGAAAAAGCTCTACACGGAAGGCCTGATCGATCCAGCATCATTCACACAAAACTCCGATGCCATCCAGCAGTTGGGCAACCGTCAAGACGCGAATGTGATTGGCAGCATTACAACCGCTCTAATCAGTTACGCCCACAGCCCCGATGACAAACACCCGCGTCATAAAGAGTATGTCACCGTTCCTCCCCTCAAAGGACCGAATGGTGTGCAGCAAGCTGGGTACTTTGCGGGAGTAAGTGTATCGCAAATGGCTATTTCGAACAAAGCGACCGATGAACAGAAAATCGCCGCAATCCGTTTGGCTGACTACTTGTACACAGAAGAAGCCATTGTGAATCAAGAGCATGGTCCGGAAGGCGAAGGATGGCGTAAAGCAGAGGAAGGTGAGCTGGGTATGGACGGCAACCCGGCAACTTATGCAATTATTTCTGATGGTGAAACCAAAATTACGTATAACGACCGTTGGGATCAGCTTGGACCGTCCCTCCGCACATACCAGTATCGTGACTCATGGGCAGCTCTGCAGGATCCGCTTGCTGAAGGCGCTTACGAGGTTCGTCTGAAGCGTGAATCAGCCAAATATGAGCCGTTCCAATCGAAGGAGAATTATCCGTCCAGCGTATTCATAGCATTGGAAGACACGCAGGTAGCGGCTCAACTGAAAACATCAATCCGAGATTACGTCAAGTCAAACATGGCTCAGTTCATTACGGGCAGCAAGGACATCGAGAAAGAATGGGATTCTTATGTGAAAGGTCTGGATGGCCTGCAGCTTGGTCAGTATATAGAAATTTACCAGAGGGCAATTGATACGAAATAA
- a CDS encoding carbohydrate ABC transporter permease, whose amino-acid sequence MIKASRIRESYGDRLFLIGVYTFLIMVTIIVLFPLIFIISSSFSSPQAVVSGKVWLLPVDFTLEGYKAVFRNPQIVFGYLNSLYYTVIGTAVNVALTVMLAYPLARKTFYGRNFIMVLLVITMMFEGGLIPLYLVVKNLHILDTRWAMILPGAMAVFQVIVARTFFQTTIPEEIAEAAELDGCSDIRFITSMVIPLSKPILAVLTLMYAVGHWNAYFDALIFLKSAELFPLQIVLRNILILNSIDPTMVSNVDQMLAQQGLKDLLKYSLIVVASAPVLIIYPFVQKHFVKGVMIGSLKG is encoded by the coding sequence ATGATCAAAGCGTCAAGGATTCGGGAATCGTATGGTGACCGTTTATTTCTAATCGGTGTCTATACTTTTTTGATCATGGTGACGATTATCGTCCTTTTTCCGCTCATCTTTATCATTTCATCATCGTTTAGTTCACCGCAAGCCGTCGTATCCGGCAAGGTGTGGCTGTTGCCCGTCGACTTTACGCTGGAAGGCTATAAAGCGGTGTTTCGAAATCCACAAATCGTTTTCGGTTACTTGAACTCGCTCTATTACACAGTCATAGGTACAGCAGTCAACGTTGCTTTGACTGTTATGCTTGCTTATCCGCTCGCCAGAAAAACGTTCTACGGACGTAATTTCATCATGGTCCTTCTAGTTATAACGATGATGTTCGAAGGAGGGCTAATCCCCTTATATCTCGTAGTAAAAAACCTTCATATCCTTGATACACGATGGGCGATGATATTGCCAGGAGCCATGGCGGTGTTTCAAGTAATTGTCGCCCGGACCTTTTTCCAGACCACGATTCCCGAGGAAATTGCGGAAGCTGCCGAACTCGATGGGTGTAGTGACATCCGGTTCATTACCAGTATGGTAATTCCGCTCTCTAAACCCATTTTGGCTGTGTTGACGCTGATGTACGCTGTAGGGCACTGGAACGCTTACTTTGATGCTTTGATTTTCCTGAAATCTGCAGAATTGTTCCCGTTACAGATCGTGTTGCGTAACATTCTTATTCTGAACTCGATCGATCCGACCATGGTGAGCAATGTCGATCAGATGTTGGCGCAGCAAGGGTTGAAGGATTTGCTTAAATATTCGCTTATCGTTGTCGCAAGCGCACCTGTCCTGATCATTTATCCGTTCGTACAGAAGCACTTTGTTAAAGGTGTCATGATTGGTTCATTAAAAGGATAG
- a CDS encoding ABC transporter permease, producing MQKRIRKPETSLQGQPHEPALPDSKSSLRFIGKKMKRHWQLYLVVFLPLLYLVIFKYIPMSGVVIAFKEYNVIQGIWGSPWVGLKYFDQFFESPNFWLYLKNTLGINMYGLLVGFPAPILLALALNEIRNGFFKSSVQMITYAPYFISTVIMVSILIVTLSPSVGIISKFTQILGIENTNFMGIPSLFKSIYVWSDVWQFSGYGAIIYIAALAGVNPELYESAKVDGASRMQKIFNIDLPSLIPVSVILLILNLGNFMKVGFEKVYLMQNPLNISTSEVISTYVYKVGLLSSSFSFSTAIGFFNSIINLILLVSVNYIAKKLSSSSLW from the coding sequence ATGCAAAAGAGAATCAGGAAACCCGAAACTTCATTGCAAGGCCAGCCACATGAACCTGCATTGCCTGACAGCAAATCATCATTACGCTTCATTGGAAAAAAAATGAAGCGTCACTGGCAGTTATACTTGGTCGTATTTCTACCGTTGCTGTATTTGGTCATTTTCAAGTATATACCTATGTCTGGCGTCGTCATTGCTTTTAAAGAGTACAACGTCATCCAAGGTATTTGGGGTAGCCCATGGGTCGGACTGAAATATTTTGATCAATTTTTTGAATCACCAAACTTTTGGCTGTATTTGAAGAACACACTTGGCATTAATATGTACGGTTTGCTTGTTGGTTTCCCTGCTCCGATTCTATTGGCACTTGCATTAAATGAAATTCGTAACGGTTTTTTCAAAAGCAGTGTGCAAATGATCACCTATGCGCCTTACTTTATTTCAACGGTTATCATGGTTTCTATTCTCATCGTAACTTTATCGCCGAGTGTTGGGATTATTAGCAAGTTCACTCAAATACTCGGCATTGAGAATACAAATTTCATGGGAATTCCCAGCTTGTTCAAATCGATATATGTGTGGTCGGATGTCTGGCAATTTTCAGGTTATGGTGCCATTATCTACATCGCAGCATTGGCAGGAGTCAACCCTGAACTGTATGAATCGGCAAAAGTGGATGGTGCGTCCCGGATGCAGAAAATTTTCAATATTGATTTACCAAGCCTTATCCCCGTGTCCGTCATTCTGCTCATATTAAATTTGGGGAATTTCATGAAAGTTGGCTTTGAAAAAGTATATTTGATGCAAAATCCACTAAACATCAGCACCTCTGAGGTCATTTCTACCTATGTGTATAAGGTGGGGCTGCTCAGCTCGAGCTTCAGCTTTTCGACGGCGATCGGTTTCTTTAACTCGATTATCAATCTGATTCTTCTTGTAAGCGTTAACTATATTGCGAAGAAGTTATCCAGTTCGAGTTTATGGTAA